The Leptospira langatensis genome includes a window with the following:
- a CDS encoding DUF4942 domain-containing protein, whose protein sequence is MRETSNEIAKKLTLEEIISIRDQTLTAFNNAVDEILKAQKLQERLRIYPFSAEIARVGVDDRNAKEQIRKEHDRHVWRYVAENCGLFSLMDRKAKESFDKELQNDVPPVSAENLASTFARLEEEKENIFERGVVNVFRELSGNFVSNDRFRIGKKIILNGGFYWGAGDKIMDIERIFYVLDRKKPPEYHQSARRHMEAARYRNVREFSDDYFKIISYKNGNHHISFKREDLVERVNGIIARACGPVVGERTKSKRWKQAV, encoded by the coding sequence ATGAGAGAAACTTCAAACGAAATAGCTAAGAAACTTACATTAGAAGAGATAATTAGTATTAGGGACCAAACACTCACTGCCTTCAACAATGCCGTTGATGAGATCTTAAAAGCGCAAAAATTGCAGGAACGACTGCGCATCTATCCGTTCTCGGCGGAGATAGCTCGGGTCGGTGTAGATGATCGAAACGCCAAGGAACAAATTCGTAAGGAGCATGATCGTCACGTATGGCGGTATGTTGCGGAAAACTGCGGTTTATTTTCCTTAATGGATCGCAAGGCAAAAGAAAGCTTTGATAAAGAGCTGCAAAACGATGTCCCACCGGTTTCGGCAGAGAACCTTGCTTCCACTTTCGCACGATTAGAAGAGGAAAAAGAAAACATCTTTGAAAGGGGTGTAGTGAATGTCTTTCGCGAACTGAGCGGGAATTTTGTTTCGAATGATAGGTTTCGCATTGGCAAGAAGATCATTCTAAATGGGGGTTTTTACTGGGGAGCTGGAGACAAGATCATGGACATAGAACGGATTTTCTATGTCTTGGACCGTAAGAAACCCCCGGAATACCATCAGTCGGCAAGAAGACACATGGAAGCGGCTCGGTACCGCAACGTAAGAGAATTTTCCGACGACTATTTCAAGATCATCTCCTATAAGAATGGAAATCACCATATCTCGTTTAAACGCGAGGACTTGGTTGAGCGAGTAAACGGAATTATTGCCCGCGCATGCGGGCCGGTTGTCGGTGAACGTACCAAGAGCAAGCGATGGAAGCAAGCTGTATGA
- a CDS encoding DNA N-6-adenine-methyltransferase, whose protein sequence is MSYSDKAPFQSGSDDWATPDSLFEELHKEFAFNLDPCATATNAKCTHFYSKEEDGLLQEWSGRVLMNPPYGREIGRWVEKAYRQAQQSCEVVVCLLPSRTDTKWFHDYVLGNAEIRFIKGRLKFGSATENAPFPCLLAIFRKKKSLEQIIDDLKQQLTA, encoded by the coding sequence ATGAGCTACAGTGACAAAGCTCCTTTTCAAAGTGGCTCTGACGATTGGGCAACACCCGATTCCCTTTTTGAGGAGCTCCATAAAGAGTTCGCTTTCAATCTTGACCCTTGTGCAACAGCAACGAATGCGAAATGCACTCATTTCTACTCGAAAGAGGAGGACGGACTACTGCAAGAATGGTCAGGTAGAGTTTTGATGAATCCTCCCTACGGGCGAGAAATTGGGCGGTGGGTTGAAAAAGCTTACAGGCAAGCCCAGCAGTCTTGCGAGGTGGTAGTTTGTCTTTTACCTTCTCGGACCGATACAAAATGGTTCCATGATTACGTCTTAGGGAACGCGGAAATACGCTTCATTAAAGGTCGTCTTAAATTTGGTTCTGCGACTGAAAACGCCCCATTCCCTTGTCTATTAGCAATCTTCCGTAAGAAAAAGTCACTCGAACAGATCATCGACGATCTCAAGCAACAGTTAACGGCCTAA
- a CDS encoding DUF5131 family protein, whose protein sequence is MQKTNIEWTDHTWNPVTGCTKVSAGCKNCYAETISKRRFGEWKERPFSEIKLKPHKLGEPFKIKEPSKFFVNSMSDLFHEDIPWEFIDKVFAVIALNPQHTFQILTKRPDTMFHFFQSRMIVKPGHELEELQDIDLLWPLPNVWLGVTVENQKTANERIPILLQCPARVHFLSCEPLLEEVDIFINRIENYYDHGGDLPDEDHREGYFHSVDCPGNCDYGCGGFPIKGKIDWVIAGGESGPNHRPVDVDWIRSLRDQCAEFNVAFFFKQWGGVRPKEGGNILDGSTYLEFPQAKGENNGDKHQS, encoded by the coding sequence ATGCAGAAGACAAACATTGAATGGACGGATCATACTTGGAATCCCGTTACTGGATGTACTAAGGTATCGGCCGGGTGTAAGAATTGTTATGCCGAGACAATTTCAAAACGGAGGTTCGGAGAATGGAAAGAGCGTCCGTTTTCCGAAATCAAGTTAAAACCACATAAATTGGGCGAACCATTCAAAATCAAGGAACCCTCAAAATTTTTTGTGAACTCAATGTCTGACCTTTTCCACGAGGACATACCCTGGGAGTTCATTGATAAGGTTTTTGCAGTAATCGCATTAAATCCACAGCACACCTTTCAAATACTTACCAAACGTCCTGATACCATGTTTCATTTCTTTCAAAGCAGGATGATCGTTAAACCCGGACATGAGCTTGAAGAATTACAAGACATTGATTTACTTTGGCCGCTGCCAAATGTTTGGTTAGGGGTTACCGTAGAAAATCAGAAAACGGCAAACGAAAGAATCCCGATTCTACTTCAATGTCCAGCCCGGGTTCACTTTTTATCATGCGAACCGCTTTTAGAGGAGGTCGATATTTTCATCAATCGGATAGAGAACTACTATGACCATGGCGGAGATCTTCCGGATGAAGACCACAGAGAAGGCTACTTTCATTCGGTTGATTGCCCCGGAAATTGCGACTACGGGTGTGGTGGGTTCCCAATAAAAGGGAAAATAGACTGGGTGATTGCAGGGGGAGAATCCGGGCCGAATCACCGCCCTGTCGATGTCGATTGGATCCGGTCACTTAGAGATCAGTGCGCGGAATTTAACGTTGCCTTCTTTTTTAAACAATGGGGCGGGGTAAGACCAAAAGAAGGAGGGAATATCCTGGATGGTAGTACCTATTTGGAGTTTCCACAAGCCAAAGGAGAGAACAATGGGGATAAGCACCAATCATAA
- a CDS encoding ATP-binding protein translates to MAMKEKSLVLSRDLSLPADAVTQTISILAKRGAGKTHTASILAEEFIKAGIPFVVLDPTGAWWGLRSGKDGKANGGYPVYIIGGEHGIPLEYTAGKVIAEQVALHPSFYVIDLSHFGSNKEQNHFVTDFAEALYRIKAKNRSPLHLFLDEADAMAPQQPLPGEQRMLGAFQAIVRRGRIHGIGITLISQRAASINKGVLTQTECLVVLQTTSPQDQKAIEEWIKRNGTDEERRTVMQSLASLEKGVAWVWSPAWLETLKKVKIRDRLTYNSSATPKMEAGGKFIGPDLKPVDLEKLGAQIKATIQKAEDNNPIKLQKRIRELELALTSRNSVNPERERELHRLQNSNEKILEENRALRAYQQELLTTLETASGILAKIPIYKRKETEASAFLKIDLHSSKLTETQPIPPMERPRPAIEENRSERTLAKGEKSLLSALVQWFPNGMTEGQMRTHAGLRKSGTFSQYKRKLKVLQLLEERGGLIYATQKGIDELGVVLPSPKNTEEVLAIWNPKLSDGARRMLNCLVQLRGESISDEELQLRAGLKKSGTYSQYKNQLRTANLATVNGKLISANRETLLL, encoded by the coding sequence ATGGCAATGAAAGAAAAATCTTTAGTTCTTTCAAGAGATCTGAGTCTTCCGGCTGACGCTGTAACACAGACTATCTCGATTCTGGCGAAACGTGGGGCTGGAAAGACTCATACCGCTTCGATTCTGGCGGAAGAATTTATCAAAGCAGGAATCCCATTCGTTGTGCTGGATCCAACTGGTGCTTGGTGGGGACTTCGTTCCGGAAAAGATGGCAAAGCGAACGGAGGATATCCTGTTTACATTATTGGAGGTGAGCACGGAATTCCATTGGAATACACTGCCGGGAAAGTTATTGCCGAACAAGTTGCCCTGCATCCTTCGTTTTACGTGATCGATTTATCGCATTTTGGTTCGAACAAGGAGCAAAATCATTTCGTTACGGATTTTGCCGAAGCGCTCTACCGAATAAAGGCTAAGAATAGAAGTCCGCTCCATTTATTCTTGGACGAAGCGGATGCAATGGCTCCGCAACAACCCCTTCCCGGTGAACAGAGAATGCTTGGGGCCTTCCAAGCTATTGTTCGTCGCGGAAGGATCCACGGAATTGGAATAACTCTAATAAGTCAACGGGCCGCCTCTATCAACAAGGGTGTTTTAACACAAACCGAATGTTTGGTTGTACTTCAAACGACTTCACCGCAGGACCAAAAAGCAATCGAAGAGTGGATTAAGAGAAATGGAACCGACGAAGAAAGAAGGACCGTTATGCAAAGCCTGGCCTCTCTTGAAAAGGGGGTCGCTTGGGTCTGGTCGCCCGCATGGCTGGAAACCTTAAAGAAGGTTAAGATTCGCGATAGACTAACTTACAATTCGTCCGCCACTCCAAAAATGGAAGCAGGAGGTAAATTCATTGGTCCGGATTTAAAACCGGTCGATTTGGAGAAGCTGGGGGCTCAAATTAAAGCCACCATTCAGAAAGCTGAAGATAATAATCCGATTAAATTGCAGAAACGCATTCGCGAGTTAGAGCTCGCTTTGACATCCCGGAATTCTGTAAACCCAGAGAGGGAAAGAGAACTTCACCGTTTACAAAATTCCAATGAAAAGATTTTAGAAGAGAATCGAGCCTTACGAGCATACCAGCAAGAACTATTGACAACCCTCGAAACTGCATCTGGAATACTTGCAAAGATCCCCATATATAAGAGAAAGGAAACTGAAGCCTCCGCATTCCTCAAAATTGATCTCCATAGCTCTAAGTTGACCGAAACACAACCGATTCCCCCAATGGAAAGACCAAGGCCAGCAATCGAAGAAAACAGGAGCGAGAGGACGCTTGCCAAAGGTGAAAAAAGTTTATTATCGGCCCTTGTGCAATGGTTCCCAAACGGAATGACGGAAGGGCAAATGCGGACGCATGCCGGCCTGCGGAAGAGTGGAACATTTTCTCAATACAAGCGGAAGTTGAAAGTCCTACAGCTTTTAGAAGAACGAGGGGGCTTAATATATGCCACGCAAAAAGGGATTGATGAATTAGGTGTAGTACTGCCGAGCCCCAAAAACACCGAGGAAGTTCTCGCGATTTGGAATCCTAAGCTTAGCGATGGCGCTAGAAGAATGTTAAATTGTTTGGTTCAGCTCCGTGGGGAATCGATCTCCGACGAAGAGCTTCAACTTCGAGCCGGTTTAAAGAAATCTGGAACGTATAGCCAATACAAAAATCAATTGCGTACCGCAAACCTTGCCACGGTGAATGGAAAATTAATCTCCGCAAACCGTGAAACGCTCCTTCTATAG
- a CDS encoding DUF488 family protein, translating to MQIYTSYHHKTDILLENGIVVFNISRFAPRWIAKGKQLHFLSLAPTEEMVKAGYEWEQFEDQILKPLNPAEVVARLRIMANLLSGSRATAIALCCYEKDPDKCHRRRVAWWLTNAGYPTFEYYEQSSEGPVLFPLSSS from the coding sequence ATGCAGATCTATACTTCCTACCACCACAAAACGGACATTCTACTCGAGAACGGGATAGTGGTGTTCAACATATCAAGATTTGCGCCGAGATGGATCGCCAAAGGCAAACAGCTCCATTTCCTATCTTTAGCTCCAACAGAAGAGATGGTAAAGGCAGGTTATGAATGGGAACAGTTTGAAGACCAAATACTAAAACCTCTAAATCCTGCTGAGGTAGTAGCTCGACTTCGGATCATGGCAAATCTCCTATCAGGTAGCAGAGCCACAGCTATAGCTCTATGTTGCTACGAGAAAGATCCGGATAAGTGTCACCGAAGAAGGGTAGCCTGGTGGTTAACGAATGCAGGATATCCTACGTTCGAATATTACGAACAATCATCAGAAGGACCGGTTCTCTTTCCCCTTTCTTCCTCCTAA
- a CDS encoding MBL fold metallo-hydrolase: MKVIALGVNSAFAVGEFDSEGKYSPKFQSNFLLEFESRGKGCVDGKPVFRFCLDFGGDIRHSLKGVGLSMSDVDAWYCSHPHADHIGGLEGIALSTFFHPFWNAEKAEWSKASKIPIIERLMAGEELPEECKPIMMGHPAVLRAIWHAGKPGLNTLQGITKVNLGIYFRLVPMHAGVPHTFQDGNREWTVYTIESTHVKAGMESMPSYGLMFESSDGKCVYFPTDTLFMNPKTMAAFYRKANVIYQDTETGPRSEVHSHIDDIRLADPEIKKKCYLYHYNAPPEVEEGEFAGVLQRGEVHLY; the protein is encoded by the coding sequence ATGAAAGTTATTGCATTGGGCGTGAATTCCGCCTTTGCCGTTGGAGAATTTGATTCAGAAGGAAAATATTCACCTAAATTTCAATCTAATTTCCTACTCGAATTCGAATCGCGGGGAAAGGGTTGTGTAGATGGAAAGCCGGTATTTCGGTTCTGTCTAGATTTTGGCGGGGATATCCGACATTCTCTAAAAGGGGTCGGACTAAGCATGTCAGACGTCGACGCCTGGTATTGCTCTCATCCCCACGCCGATCACATAGGAGGATTAGAAGGAATTGCGTTAAGCACTTTCTTCCATCCTTTTTGGAATGCTGAAAAGGCTGAGTGGTCTAAAGCATCCAAAATTCCAATAATCGAGCGCTTGATGGCTGGCGAGGAGTTACCGGAAGAATGTAAGCCAATAATGATGGGCCATCCGGCCGTGTTAAGGGCGATTTGGCATGCGGGGAAACCGGGTTTAAATACGCTCCAAGGTATCACGAAAGTTAATTTAGGAATTTATTTCCGGCTTGTTCCGATGCACGCTGGTGTTCCGCACACATTCCAGGATGGGAATCGGGAATGGACCGTGTATACAATCGAATCAACCCATGTGAAAGCCGGAATGGAATCCATGCCAAGCTATGGACTTATGTTCGAATCGTCGGACGGAAAGTGCGTTTATTTTCCTACCGACACATTGTTTATGAATCCGAAGACTATGGCAGCTTTTTATCGCAAAGCAAACGTCATTTATCAGGATACTGAAACGGGACCTCGAAGTGAGGTGCATTCACATATTGATGATATCAGATTAGCGGATCCGGAGATTAAGAAGAAGTGCTATCTGTATCATTACAATGCACCCCCAGAAGTGGAAGAAGGCGAATTTGCTGGAGTTCTACAACGTGGAGAAGTGCATCTGTACTAA
- a CDS encoding cold-shock protein, with product MPILTGRVRKYIPWNRDQNVGGYGFITDDSGTEYFFHAKYSNLTDEDFRVGLLVKFEIREGFDNKRGRLSQQASKVDRA from the coding sequence ATGCCTATCTTAACAGGACGCGTAAGAAAATATATACCATGGAACCGCGATCAAAACGTTGGTGGGTACGGATTTATTACAGACGATTCCGGTACAGAATATTTCTTCCACGCAAAATATTCTAATTTAACTGATGAAGACTTTCGCGTTGGCCTTCTTGTTAAGTTTGAGATAAGGGAAGGATTTGATAACAAAAGGGGCCGACTTTCCCAACAAGCCTCGAAGGTTGACCGTGCATGA